A portion of the Phycodurus eques isolate BA_2022a chromosome 3, UOR_Pequ_1.1, whole genome shotgun sequence genome contains these proteins:
- the ankrd31 gene encoding ankyrin repeat domain-containing protein 31 isoform X1 encodes MDTFDDFSSLSIDMTRTGTTLKLQVVNRRNRFGETLLHEAVLNGDIQLVRDILKLRPNVNMADHTGRTALHEAALRNQYEACFCLINAGALVNIATRKKVTPLHEAITFGNKRVEELLLKHGAHPLLKTEEEETIFGIPEEGSGQVQVAKIKPKGNRLVDTGGEIMAETTNTEQNQDVGMEIHEDVQLHNGEEVQNGEYYQTHHNKALVPKKNQRKASTIAPLQPSDPSWFPGKKELPHPASQHISTQADTSFFWGLPEEEADSYSDQTVDYLGESSDELVDWAIKATQDYSSSSIVELANSYIFPTEWFENRAVLQEN; translated from the exons ATGGATACCTTTGACGATTTCTCTTCCCTATCCATTGACATGACACGCACAGGCACAACTCTTAAACTCCAAGTTGTGAACCGAAGGAATCGCTTTGGTGAGACTTTGCTCCATGAAGCTGTACTTAATGGAGATATTCAGCTGGTGAGAGACATCCTAAAGCTTAGACCAAATGTCAACATGGCTGACCATACAG GACGAACAGCCCTACATGAAGCTGCTCTCCGCAATCAGTATGAGGCTTGTTTTTGTCTGATTAATGCTGGAGCTCTGGTCAACATTGCAACACGAAAGAAAGTTACACCATTGCATGAGGCCATCACATTTGGCAATAAAAGG GTAGAGGAGCTGCTGCTGAAACATGGCGCACATCCACTGTTGAAAACCGAGGAGGAAGAAACTATATTTGGCATTCCTGAAGAAGGTTCTGGTCAAGTACAAGTGGCTAAAATAAAACCTAAAGGCAACAGGCTGGTTGACACTGGAGGAGAAATAATGG CAGAGACCACCAATACCGAACAAAACCAAGATGTGGGCATGGAAATTCATGAGGATGTGCAGCTTCATAAT GGAGAAGAGGTCCAAAATGGAGAATATTATCAAACACATCACAACAAGGCTTTGGTTCCAAAAAAGAACCAGAGAAAGGCATCAACTATTG CACCTTTACAACCCAGCGACCCCTCCTGGTTTCCTGGGAAAAAGGAGCTTCCTCATCCGGCAAGCCAGCATATTTCGACACAAGCTGATACCAGCTTCTTTTGGGGTCTTCCAGAAGAAGAGGCAGACAGTTACAGTGATCAAACGGTTGACTACCTTGGAGAGAGTTCTGATGAGTTAGTGGACTGGGCCATTAAAGCCACACAAGATTACTCATCTTCCAGCATTGTAGAATTGGCAAATTCTTATATCTTCCCCACTGAATGGTTTGAAAACAGAGCTGTTTTACAAGAAAATTAG
- the ankrd31 gene encoding ankyrin repeat domain-containing protein 31 isoform X2 gives MDTFDDFSSLSIDMTRTGTTLKLQVVNRRNRFGETLLHEAVLNGDIQLVRDILKLRPNVNMADHTGRTALHEAALRNQYEACFCLINAGALVNIATRKKVTPLHEAITFGNKRVEELLLKHGAHPLLKTEEEETIFGIPEEGSGQVQVAKIKPKGNRLVDTGGEIMAETTNTEQNQDVGMEIHEDVQLHNGEEVQNGEYYQTHHNKALVPKKNQRKASTIATPPGFLGKRSFLIRQASIFRHKLIPASFGVFQKKRQTVTVIKRLTTLERVLMS, from the exons ATGGATACCTTTGACGATTTCTCTTCCCTATCCATTGACATGACACGCACAGGCACAACTCTTAAACTCCAAGTTGTGAACCGAAGGAATCGCTTTGGTGAGACTTTGCTCCATGAAGCTGTACTTAATGGAGATATTCAGCTGGTGAGAGACATCCTAAAGCTTAGACCAAATGTCAACATGGCTGACCATACAG GACGAACAGCCCTACATGAAGCTGCTCTCCGCAATCAGTATGAGGCTTGTTTTTGTCTGATTAATGCTGGAGCTCTGGTCAACATTGCAACACGAAAGAAAGTTACACCATTGCATGAGGCCATCACATTTGGCAATAAAAGG GTAGAGGAGCTGCTGCTGAAACATGGCGCACATCCACTGTTGAAAACCGAGGAGGAAGAAACTATATTTGGCATTCCTGAAGAAGGTTCTGGTCAAGTACAAGTGGCTAAAATAAAACCTAAAGGCAACAGGCTGGTTGACACTGGAGGAGAAATAATGG CAGAGACCACCAATACCGAACAAAACCAAGATGTGGGCATGGAAATTCATGAGGATGTGCAGCTTCATAAT GGAGAAGAGGTCCAAAATGGAGAATATTATCAAACACATCACAACAAGGCTTTGGTTCCAAAAAAGAACCAGAGAAAGGCATCAACTATTG CGACCCCTCCTGGTTTCCTGGGAAAAAGGAGCTTCCTCATCCGGCAAGCCAGCATATTTCGACACAAGCTGATACCAGCTTCTTTTGGGGTCTTCCAGAAGAAGAGGCAGACAGTTACAGTGATCAAACGGTTGACTACCTTGGAGAGAGTTCTGATGAGTTAG